A portion of the Adhaeribacter radiodurans genome contains these proteins:
- a CDS encoding glycerol-3-phosphate dehydrogenase/oxidase, giving the protein MDRNSVLQIIQSDITWDLIIIGGGATGIGAALEAATRGYQTLLLEQSDFTKSTSSKSTKLVHGGVRYLAQGDIKLVREASVERGLLVQNAPHLVKNQAFIIPSYSWWERPWFTVGLKLYDLLAGKLSLGPSVPISAQETIAHLPTIKTHKLRGGVLYHDGQFDDSRLAINVVQTTFEQGGYAVNYMAVTNLLKDENGKLTAVQAYDAENKQPYTIRGKMVLNATGVFTDQILKMDNPENKTSIRPSQGVHLVLDKEFLPGDFALMVPKTDDGRVLFLVPWHGKVIVGTTDTPVTEASLEPQALESEIEFILSTAGRFLTRSPKRADVRSVFAGLRPLAAVNGSAQGTKEVSRSHKIMVAPSGLVSILGGKWTTFRKMAEEAIDQIESVANWPHKPSVTSQLKIHGAANPDPANSLSNYGTDAGHIQALIAEQPELGEYLSQKLGILKAQVIWAVRKEMARNVEDVLARRVRALLLDARESIRLAPATARLMAQELGYSEKWQQQQIEEFTQLAQQYLLK; this is encoded by the coding sequence ATGGATAGAAATTCGGTTCTACAGATTATTCAAAGCGATATTACCTGGGATTTAATTATAATTGGGGGTGGGGCTACCGGCATTGGGGCAGCATTAGAGGCGGCTACCCGTGGTTACCAAACGCTCTTGCTGGAACAATCGGATTTTACCAAGTCAACTTCCAGTAAAAGTACCAAGCTGGTACACGGTGGCGTGCGTTACCTGGCGCAGGGCGATATAAAATTGGTACGCGAAGCGAGCGTTGAGCGGGGTTTACTCGTCCAAAATGCACCGCATCTGGTGAAAAATCAGGCTTTTATTATTCCGAGCTATAGCTGGTGGGAACGGCCTTGGTTTACGGTAGGTTTAAAATTATACGATTTATTAGCCGGAAAGCTTAGCCTAGGGCCATCAGTACCTATTTCTGCCCAGGAAACCATTGCTCATTTACCTACTATTAAAACGCACAAACTACGAGGCGGCGTTTTGTACCACGACGGGCAATTTGATGATTCGAGATTGGCCATTAATGTAGTACAAACCACTTTTGAGCAAGGTGGTTACGCGGTTAATTACATGGCCGTAACAAATTTACTAAAAGATGAGAATGGAAAATTAACTGCGGTACAAGCGTACGACGCCGAAAATAAGCAACCTTATACTATCCGGGGCAAAATGGTATTAAACGCTACCGGTGTTTTTACCGATCAAATCCTGAAAATGGATAATCCGGAAAATAAGACTTCCATCCGGCCCAGCCAAGGAGTACATTTAGTGCTGGATAAAGAATTTTTGCCCGGCGATTTCGCGCTTATGGTTCCTAAAACCGACGATGGCCGAGTTTTATTTTTGGTGCCCTGGCACGGGAAAGTAATAGTAGGCACTACCGATACGCCAGTAACGGAAGCTTCATTAGAGCCCCAAGCTCTGGAAAGTGAAATTGAGTTTATTTTAAGCACAGCAGGGCGGTTTCTAACCCGTTCGCCAAAGCGGGCGGATGTGCGCAGTGTATTTGCCGGTTTACGGCCCTTGGCTGCGGTAAACGGAAGCGCGCAAGGAACCAAAGAAGTATCGCGCAGTCATAAAATTATGGTAGCTCCTTCCGGTTTGGTTAGCATTTTAGGGGGCAAATGGACAACCTTCCGAAAAATGGCCGAAGAAGCCATAGACCAAATAGAAAGCGTAGCAAATTGGCCCCATAAACCTTCGGTTACCAGTCAATTAAAAATACATGGGGCAGCAAATCCTGATCCTGCTAATAGCTTAAGTAATTATGGCACTGATGCCGGGCATATTCAAGCCTTGATAGCTGAACAACCCGAATTAGGAGAATATTTAAGCCAAAAACTAGGAATATTAAAAGCGCAGGTAATTTGGGCGGTACGCAAAGAAATGGCTCGAAATGTAGAAGATGTGCTGGCACGCCGGGTAAGAGCTTTGTTGTTAGATGCCCGCGAAAGCATACGTTTAGCTCCGGCAACGGCTCGCTTGATGGCGCAGGAATTAGGTTATTCGGAGAAGTGGCAACAACAGCAAATAGAAGAATTTACGCAATTGGCGCAGCAGTATTTACTAAAATAA
- a CDS encoding peptide MFS transporter — MDLTETPIAEAPPVTTSHPKQLYLLFFTEMWERFSFYGMKALLLAYMVTQLKFSEPKGYAILGSYAALVYTMPLFGGLMADRFLGYRKAILFGGILMAIGHIVMAVPQSWSFFYGMAFIICGNGFFKPNISSIVGTLYADNDPRKDSAFSIFYMGINIGAALGGLLCGYVGQRINWHYGFGLAGIFMILGLVVFNIGQKSLQHRGLPPDPIALKKPIFAGLSTEVFIYLGSLLVVPAVVAIFNRYGVMDYIMFGLGIISLVYILFVAFQLNGAARSKLLAALVLIVFSTLFWAFYEQNSGSLNLFAMRNVDMHVAGLDLPALSVNNFLPPAWVIILSFFFAWLWPVLNRKKLEPSTPVKFGLSFIFVGLGFYVFYAACQLGAATGLISLAAFVLGYYLIICGELCLSPIGLSMVTKLAPTRMVALMMGIFFFASAIGEFLAGKIGALMSVPENVVDNPVLSLPYYAAILSKIGFWSLGTGVVLTCLSPLIRKWMADVR, encoded by the coding sequence ATGGACCTCACGGAAACGCCAATTGCCGAAGCCCCACCTGTTACTACTAGTCATCCCAAACAATTGTATTTGTTGTTTTTTACCGAAATGTGGGAGCGGTTTTCTTTTTATGGCATGAAAGCCTTGTTGCTGGCGTACATGGTAACGCAACTTAAATTTTCCGAACCCAAGGGTTATGCTATATTAGGTTCGTACGCCGCTTTAGTATATACCATGCCGCTGTTTGGTGGCTTAATGGCCGACCGGTTTTTAGGTTACCGCAAAGCTATTTTATTCGGGGGTATTTTAATGGCGATTGGGCATATTGTTATGGCAGTGCCGCAAAGCTGGAGTTTCTTTTACGGCATGGCTTTTATTATTTGTGGTAATGGCTTTTTCAAACCCAATATTTCCAGCATAGTAGGTACTTTATACGCCGACAACGACCCTCGTAAAGACAGCGCTTTTTCCATTTTTTACATGGGCATTAACATTGGGGCAGCATTAGGCGGCTTGCTGTGCGGCTACGTAGGGCAACGTATAAACTGGCATTATGGCTTTGGCTTAGCCGGTATTTTCATGATTTTAGGATTAGTTGTATTTAACATTGGCCAGAAATCGTTGCAACACCGGGGCTTACCACCCGATCCTATCGCTCTCAAAAAACCAATTTTTGCTGGTTTATCTACCGAAGTATTCATTTACCTGGGTTCGTTGTTAGTAGTGCCCGCCGTAGTAGCCATTTTTAACCGGTACGGAGTAATGGATTATATCATGTTCGGTTTAGGAATTATATCGCTGGTTTACATATTATTTGTTGCCTTTCAGTTAAATGGAGCTGCCCGGAGTAAATTACTGGCAGCGTTAGTATTAATTGTATTTTCGACCTTATTCTGGGCTTTTTACGAACAAAATTCCGGTTCGCTTAATTTATTTGCCATGCGCAACGTAGATATGCACGTAGCCGGTTTAGACTTACCCGCCTTATCGGTTAATAATTTTTTACCACCCGCCTGGGTAATTATTCTCAGCTTCTTTTTTGCCTGGCTCTGGCCCGTGCTTAACCGGAAAAAACTGGAGCCTTCCACGCCCGTAAAGTTTGGGCTGTCTTTTATTTTTGTGGGTTTAGGTTTTTACGTATTTTATGCTGCCTGTCAGTTAGGCGCTGCTACCGGTTTAATTTCTCTAGCTGCTTTTGTACTCGGGTACTATCTTATTATCTGCGGCGAGTTATGCCTTTCTCCTATTGGCTTGAGTATGGTTACAAAACTAGCTCCTACCCGCATGGTGGCTTTAATGATGGGAATTTTCTTTTTCGCTTCGGCAATTGGGGAATTTCTGGCGGGTAAGATCGGGGCTTTAATGAGCGTGCCGGAGAACGTAGTAGATAATCCGGTACTATCGCTACCCTATTACGCCGCTATTTTAAGCAAAATTGGTTTTTGGTCGTTAGGTACGGGGGTGGTTTTAACGTGCCTGAGCCCACTTATTCGTAAGTGGATGGCCGATGTACGGTAG
- a CDS encoding T9SS type A sorting domain-containing protein translates to MKILLYFFLSQLSQLFNWCNPCLILFLSLGFKTIIFAQNKEWDKTIGGSSDDKLSAMIATPDGGYILGGFSYSNKSGDKTQGNKGDCYGSGCYTSDFWVVKLSPDGTKEWDKTFGGEQDDKLRAIIPAPDGGYLLGGSSDSPASGDKSESSKEVPNQVRYYSSDYWLVKIDDNGKKVWDKTFGGDAYEELTSLATTPDGGFLIGGFSNSGKGYDKSQTSKGAEDYWIIKIDSQGKKIWDKSLGGDSYDYLTSLLKTPDGGYLLGGFSASGKRGNKSEASRDGQDINNRGDYWVVKIDAQGEKVWDKTLGGDRKDEPYSLLRTPDGGYLVGGYSNSNRSVDKSKSAYGYWVVKLKATGEKVWEKVYGTTYNYPLQSMVAASDGGYVLGGSNYYVVKIKEDGTKVWDKTFGREVQFNADIFSSLVATPDRGYLLGGYSRSDKGGYKSQDSKGDSDYWLIKIKDTNKITQTITITTPLILKQVGDAPFTLTAKASSGLPVTFNVVSGPATLKGNVLSLIGAGKIIIKISQAGNNDYKPAADVTQTIIVDNLSPVTKLWDKTFGGIYSDRLSTLLPASDGGYLLGGISRKSLQNDPGFSITKIDNNGKKEWEKDLGGDNDTRLIKGIVAADGGYLFGGSSNTAFFLEDTKFYIVKTSSDGTKEWSKTFWGPGNLNSLIATPDGGYLLGGNTYEYKKDDKTEAPRGSSDYWVVKIDANGKKLWDKTLGGSKEDYLTSLIVTQDRAYLIVGYSDSEKSGDKTEAQKGTWLVKLNTDGTKAWDKVISGGSISSLQQTSDNGIILSGTTSSKMDDRSDTDYWLVKLQANGSQEWEKTLGGPGNDRLIEITATPDGGYVLGGTSTSKIGSDKSEESRGGELYGDYWVVKVNATGVKVWDKTLGGYDEDFLATLLVTQDGNYLLAGTSYSEANGDKSEPSFDRSLSQRGDYWIVKIKEDLPLTAQWNMRYGGSRNEGFTSIIKTNDGGYLSGGYSASGVNGDRSQASQGKNDYWIVKSDQNGKKLWDKSYGGSGDDYLNRIIQTKDGGYLLAGSSLSGKSGDKTEASRGGRDYWIIKVDKAGAKEWDKNYGGSGYDELKKVLQLSTGEYLLAGYSSSPVSGDKTQANQGGTDYWLVKVSSSGEKLWDKRYGGKEVEELSGIVLTAEGGFLLGGSSWSGKSGNKSEESRGKSDFWLVAVDKAGKQLWDKTYGGTGEDEAYSLGKAGSTYFLAGQSDSPAGLDKTRDSQGGLDYWLLKVSSTGEKVWDKRYGGSKDDELRASIPTQDGGYLLAGKSFSNKSGNKRQDNQGLSDYWMVKADKDGQYEWSKTFGGSGAEELRAVIQTQEGGFLLGGKSDSGVSGDRTQPSQGGTDYWLVKVAPESTSIQAEREATVVEEIPLPMEQFSLKAYPNPSSGKFTVSFSFPKNQTATVKIFDNQGNYITTLFQGEAQADQSYQVEWQAANKLVGLYFLQLQTPTTRQQQKLLLTK, encoded by the coding sequence ATGAAAATACTTTTATATTTTTTCTTGTCTCAATTGAGCCAGCTATTCAACTGGTGCAATCCCTGCTTAATCTTATTTCTATCTCTTGGTTTCAAGACTATAATTTTCGCTCAAAACAAAGAATGGGATAAAACTATCGGGGGTAGCAGCGATGATAAACTTTCAGCAATGATAGCCACTCCAGACGGAGGCTATATTCTGGGGGGCTTCTCCTATTCTAACAAGTCGGGTGATAAAACGCAAGGTAATAAAGGAGATTGTTATGGCTCTGGATGTTATACCAGTGATTTTTGGGTGGTAAAACTAAGTCCGGATGGTACGAAAGAATGGGACAAAACCTTTGGTGGAGAACAGGATGATAAACTTAGGGCCATTATACCCGCCCCCGATGGCGGATATTTATTAGGTGGTTCTTCCGATTCGCCGGCTAGTGGCGATAAAAGCGAGAGTAGTAAGGAAGTCCCGAATCAGGTTCGATATTATTCATCAGATTATTGGCTCGTAAAGATAGATGATAACGGGAAAAAAGTCTGGGACAAAACCTTTGGTGGAGATGCGTACGAGGAACTTACCTCTTTAGCAACTACTCCCGACGGCGGTTTTTTAATAGGTGGCTTTTCCAATTCCGGGAAAGGGTATGATAAAAGCCAAACTAGTAAAGGAGCGGAAGATTACTGGATTATAAAAATAGATAGCCAAGGAAAGAAAATTTGGGATAAAAGCTTGGGTGGTGATAGCTATGATTATCTTACTTCCTTATTAAAAACCCCAGATGGCGGTTATTTACTAGGTGGTTTTTCCGCCTCAGGTAAGAGAGGAAACAAGAGTGAAGCCAGCCGGGATGGGCAAGATATTAATAATCGAGGAGATTATTGGGTAGTAAAAATTGATGCACAAGGGGAGAAAGTCTGGGATAAAACTTTAGGTGGGGATAGAAAGGATGAGCCTTACTCTCTGCTACGAACACCGGACGGGGGGTATTTAGTAGGGGGCTACTCGAACTCAAACCGAAGTGTGGATAAAAGCAAATCGGCATACGGGTACTGGGTAGTAAAACTTAAAGCTACCGGCGAGAAAGTTTGGGAAAAGGTATATGGAACTACTTATAATTATCCGCTCCAGAGCATGGTCGCTGCTTCGGATGGAGGCTACGTATTGGGTGGCAGCAACTATTACGTTGTCAAGATAAAAGAGGATGGCACCAAAGTGTGGGATAAAACTTTTGGCAGAGAAGTACAGTTTAATGCCGATATTTTCTCTAGCCTGGTAGCTACGCCGGATAGAGGTTACCTGCTCGGCGGTTATTCTCGTTCGGACAAAGGGGGTTATAAAAGCCAAGATAGTAAAGGAGATTCTGATTATTGGCTAATAAAGATTAAGGACACAAATAAAATAACCCAAACCATTACCATCACTACTCCGCTTATTCTTAAGCAAGTAGGGGATGCGCCTTTTACCTTAACCGCCAAGGCTAGTTCCGGGTTGCCCGTTACCTTTAACGTGGTGTCCGGTCCGGCCACTCTAAAAGGCAATGTACTCTCGCTTATCGGAGCCGGAAAGATTATAATTAAAATCTCGCAAGCGGGTAATAATGATTATAAGCCTGCAGCGGATGTTACCCAAACCATTATTGTGGATAATCTTAGTCCGGTTACCAAGCTATGGGATAAAACCTTCGGTGGAATTTATAGTGATCGCCTTTCCACGCTATTACCTGCTTCAGATGGTGGTTATTTATTGGGCGGAATTTCCCGAAAATCGCTGCAGAATGACCCGGGATTCTCCATCACTAAAATAGATAATAACGGAAAGAAGGAGTGGGAAAAAGACCTGGGTGGGGATAATGATACCCGATTAATTAAAGGGATAGTCGCTGCGGATGGGGGATATTTGTTCGGTGGTTCTTCTAATACTGCCTTTTTCTTAGAAGATACTAAGTTCTACATTGTTAAAACCAGCTCAGATGGCACCAAAGAATGGAGTAAAACTTTCTGGGGACCGGGTAATCTTAATAGCTTAATTGCTACGCCGGATGGGGGTTATTTGCTGGGGGGCAACACGTATGAATATAAAAAGGATGATAAGACCGAGGCGCCCCGGGGAAGTAGTGATTATTGGGTAGTAAAAATAGATGCAAACGGTAAAAAGCTCTGGGACAAAACTCTGGGAGGCAGTAAGGAAGATTATCTCACGTCCTTAATAGTAACTCAAGACAGGGCATACTTGATAGTGGGATATTCTGATTCTGAAAAATCAGGCGATAAAACCGAAGCCCAAAAGGGTACTTGGTTGGTGAAATTAAATACTGATGGAACTAAGGCTTGGGATAAAGTTATAAGTGGCGGTAGTATTTCATCGTTGCAACAAACTAGCGATAACGGAATTATTTTAAGTGGTACTACATCGTCCAAAATGGATGATAGATCCGACACAGATTACTGGTTGGTAAAATTACAGGCTAATGGCAGCCAAGAATGGGAGAAAACTTTAGGTGGCCCAGGTAACGATAGATTAATTGAAATAACAGCTACTCCGGATGGCGGATATGTGTTGGGTGGCACTTCTACTTCGAAAATTGGATCAGATAAAAGTGAGGAGTCTCGGGGCGGTGAATTATATGGCGACTATTGGGTAGTAAAGGTAAATGCCACAGGCGTAAAAGTTTGGGATAAGACTTTAGGCGGTTATGATGAGGATTTTTTAGCAACTCTGTTGGTTACTCAAGATGGTAATTATTTACTCGCGGGCACCTCTTACTCGGAAGCGAATGGCGATAAGAGCGAACCTAGCTTTGATAGAAGTTTGAGTCAAAGAGGAGATTACTGGATTGTAAAAATAAAAGAAGACCTACCACTTACGGCCCAATGGAATATGCGTTATGGTGGCTCTAGGAACGAAGGTTTTACTTCGATTATCAAGACCAATGATGGCGGTTACTTAAGTGGAGGTTATTCGGCTTCGGGAGTAAACGGCGATAGAAGCCAAGCTAGCCAAGGTAAAAACGATTATTGGATTGTAAAATCAGATCAGAATGGTAAGAAGTTGTGGGACAAAAGCTATGGTGGCAGTGGTGATGATTATCTGAACCGCATCATTCAAACGAAAGATGGTGGCTATTTACTAGCGGGTAGTTCCTTATCGGGCAAGAGTGGCGACAAGACTGAGGCGAGTAGAGGGGGCAGAGATTATTGGATTATAAAGGTTGATAAAGCCGGTGCGAAAGAGTGGGATAAGAATTATGGCGGCAGTGGCTACGATGAACTCAAAAAAGTATTGCAACTAAGTACTGGAGAGTACCTATTGGCGGGGTACAGCAGCTCGCCGGTGAGCGGAGATAAAACGCAAGCTAATCAGGGTGGGACTGATTACTGGTTAGTGAAAGTAAGTAGTTCGGGAGAGAAGCTCTGGGACAAAAGGTATGGTGGCAAAGAAGTAGAAGAGCTAAGTGGCATTGTACTAACAGCAGAGGGCGGGTTCTTGTTAGGGGGTAGTTCCTGGTCAGGTAAGAGTGGCAATAAGAGTGAGGAGAGTAGAGGTAAGAGTGACTTCTGGTTAGTAGCCGTAGATAAAGCAGGTAAACAACTCTGGGATAAAACCTACGGCGGCACAGGAGAGGATGAAGCCTACTCATTAGGAAAAGCGGGTAGTACGTACTTTCTAGCCGGGCAGAGTGATTCACCAGCAGGATTGGATAAGACGAGAGACAGTCAGGGAGGCTTAGACTACTGGCTCTTGAAAGTAAGTAGCACGGGAGAGAAGGTGTGGGACAAGCGCTATGGGGGCAGTAAAGACGATGAGCTACGAGCCAGTATTCCTACTCAGGATGGGGGGTATTTGCTAGCAGGCAAGTCTTTCTCCAACAAGAGTGGCAACAAACGGCAAGATAACCAGGGTTTAAGTGACTATTGGATGGTGAAAGCAGATAAAGATGGGCAATATGAGTGGAGCAAAACCTTTGGTGGCAGCGGTGCGGAAGAACTAAGAGCCGTAATTCAGACCCAGGAAGGAGGCTTCTTATTAGGCGGAAAGTCTGATTCAGGAGTAAGTGGCGATAGAACGCAGCCGAGTCAAGGAGGCACTGATTACTGGCTGGTGAAGGTTGCTCCGGAAAGTACTTCTATTCAAGCTGAAAGAGAAGCTACCGTGGTAGAAGAAATTCCATTGCCAATGGAACAATTCAGTTTAAAAGCTTATCCAAATCCGTCCTCTGGAAAGTTTACGGTAAGCTTTTCTTTTCCCAAAAACCAAACCGCTACAGTAAAGATTTTTGACAACCAGGGTAATTATATAACTACATTGTTTCAGGGAGAAGCGCAGGCAGATCAAAGTTACCAGGTAGAATGGCAAGCTGCTAATAAGTTAGTAGGTTTATATTTCTTGCAACTGCAAACCCCTACTACTCGTCAGCAGCAGAAATTGCTTTTGACAAAGTGA
- a CDS encoding CBS domain-containing protein, translated as MSHVKNILQKKGYATITIESYSTVYNALEMMMKKNVGALLVMEGEKFIGIFTERDYARKVILEGKASKKTLIKEIMNDHPVTVTPVTTIKECMNLMTDKVIRYLPVLDEDEKVVGIISMSDIVKHLMEEQKFIIDSLQSYISNQQ; from the coding sequence ATGAGCCACGTAAAAAATATTTTACAAAAGAAGGGTTATGCTACTATTACCATAGAATCTTACTCTACGGTTTACAATGCTTTAGAGATGATGATGAAAAAAAATGTAGGCGCTTTGCTGGTAATGGAAGGCGAGAAATTTATCGGTATTTTTACCGAAAGAGATTACGCCCGCAAGGTAATTCTGGAAGGAAAAGCTTCGAAAAAAACGCTCATCAAAGAAATCATGAACGATCATCCGGTTACGGTAACTCCCGTTACTACCATAAAGGAATGCATGAACCTGATGACCGATAAAGTAATTCGCTACCTGCCCGTGTTAGACGAAGATGAAAAAGTAGTAGGAATTATTTCGATGAGCGATATTGTAAAGCATTTAATGGAAGAGCAAAAGTTTATTATTGATAGCCTGCAAAGTTATATCTCTAATCAACAATAA
- a CDS encoding PQQ-dependent sugar dehydrogenase has protein sequence MRKFLLAICSLLFAISFTACNSKQNSDTTNTTGSTESGDSTATTTTTSENDTLPKPFATPPTAKNSKVIGWPAGKTPTAPAGFTVTKFTDNLRNPRWIYVAPNGDILVAEASTEESIFKRVQNVGTGKSKKVNTGGSANRITLFRDTNKDGKPEVHKTFLEDLHQPLGMLILNDAFYVANTDALWKYPYKTGQDQITGKGEKILDLPAGGYNNHWTRNIIANADGSKIYISVGSGSNVAENGLDNEQRRANILEINPNGSGERIFGSGLRNPVGMDWAPGTTTLYTVVNERDNLGDDLVPDYLTSVKDGGFYGWPFAYWGPHPDPRMEKEQQPEMVKKTLVPDVPLGSHTASLGLAFYDGKLFPEKYHNGAFVGQHGSWNRSKFVGYKVVFVPFKEGKPAGKPESFLTGFIANADKSEVYGRPVGLAVLPDGALLVADDAANTLWYVRPNKS, from the coding sequence ATGAGAAAATTCCTGTTAGCCATTTGTAGTTTATTGTTTGCTATTAGTTTTACCGCCTGTAATTCAAAACAAAACTCCGACACTACCAATACTACTGGCTCTACCGAATCGGGAGATAGTACGGCAACTACGACTACAACCTCTGAAAACGATACCCTGCCTAAACCCTTTGCTACCCCGCCCACGGCTAAAAATAGTAAAGTAATTGGCTGGCCTGCCGGCAAAACCCCTACAGCACCGGCTGGTTTTACGGTAACCAAATTTACCGATAATCTGCGCAACCCTCGCTGGATTTACGTGGCTCCCAATGGCGATATTTTAGTGGCCGAAGCTAGTACCGAAGAAAGCATTTTTAAAAGAGTGCAAAATGTAGGAACCGGCAAAAGTAAAAAAGTAAATACTGGCGGCAGCGCCAACCGCATTACTTTATTCCGCGATACCAATAAAGATGGCAAGCCAGAGGTACATAAAACTTTTCTGGAAGACCTGCATCAGCCTCTGGGAATGTTAATTTTGAACGATGCATTTTACGTAGCCAATACCGATGCACTTTGGAAATACCCTTATAAAACCGGTCAGGACCAGATAACTGGTAAAGGCGAAAAAATTCTGGATTTACCAGCGGGTGGTTATAATAACCACTGGACCCGTAACATTATCGCGAATGCCGATGGATCTAAAATTTACATTTCGGTAGGTTCGGGCAGCAACGTAGCCGAAAATGGATTAGATAACGAGCAGCGCCGGGCCAATATTCTGGAGATAAACCCCAATGGTTCCGGCGAACGTATTTTTGGCAGCGGTTTACGGAATCCGGTAGGTATGGATTGGGCTCCTGGTACCACTACTTTGTACACCGTAGTAAATGAGCGCGATAACTTGGGCGATGACCTGGTACCCGATTATTTAACCAGTGTGAAAGACGGCGGATTCTACGGCTGGCCATTTGCTTACTGGGGACCGCACCCAGACCCCCGCATGGAAAAAGAACAACAACCGGAAATGGTGAAGAAAACGTTGGTTCCGGATGTTCCCCTGGGCTCACATACAGCTAGCCTGGGCCTGGCTTTTTACGACGGGAAATTATTCCCGGAGAAATACCACAACGGAGCATTTGTGGGCCAACATGGTTCCTGGAACCGCTCTAAATTTGTGGGTTATAAAGTTGTTTTTGTGCCTTTTAAAGAAGGGAAACCTGCTGGTAAACCCGAAAGCTTTTTAACTGGTTTTATTGCCAATGCCGATAAAAGTGAAGTGTACGGCCGCCCAGTAGGATTAGCTGTTTTACCTGATGGTGCCTTACTAGTGGCCGATGATGCGGCTAATACACTATGGTACGTACGCCCGAATAAATCTTAA
- a CDS encoding VF530 family protein, translated as MEEQKNNPLHGKTLEMILIHLVNYYGWEELGARININSFNHNPSVKSSLTFLRKTPWARKRVEDLYLKTLR; from the coding sequence ATGGAAGAGCAGAAAAATAATCCGCTGCACGGCAAAACCCTCGAGATGATCTTGATTCATTTAGTAAATTATTACGGTTGGGAAGAGTTAGGCGCCAGAATTAATATAAATAGTTTTAACCATAATCCTAGCGTAAAATCAAGTTTAACCTTTCTCCGGAAAACGCCCTGGGCCCGCAAAAGAGTAGAAGACCTTTATTTAAAAACGTTGCGTTGA
- a CDS encoding glycoside hydrolase family 18 protein, with product MLKLTTLFKKQVYTCLLFSLLLIFSISAQGQAQTAPVTTKPVIIGYVGGFRGLVNTETISANKLTHINYAFVNVKGNRAFLTNLATDTTNFRKLNLLKKQNPELKILISLGGWVWSENFSDAVLSDTSRQAFAASCVRIMQENQLDGVDIDWEYPAIKGEEDNIYRPEDTQNFTLMFAALRQELDKLQAQTGKKYLLTTAIPTFMDFINHTEMGKAQQYLDYVNLMTYDYSGGPVAGHHSNLYASKKYDTKDFAAKAVKDYSALGVPTSKMVIGLAFYGKGYDLAEAKGKGIGQKVIKPSEGGGYTKLKDTLINKNGYKAYRDKKAKAPYLYNAAEKKFITYEDEWSIRNKCKFVLDNKLAGVMFWEYNSDPKEYLLTEVNRHLK from the coding sequence ATGCTAAAACTTACTACACTTTTTAAAAAGCAGGTCTACACCTGTTTATTATTTTCTTTACTACTAATTTTTTCTATTTCCGCACAAGGGCAGGCCCAAACAGCACCAGTTACCACAAAACCAGTTATTATCGGGTACGTGGGTGGCTTTCGGGGTTTGGTTAATACCGAAACTATCAGCGCCAATAAGTTAACGCACATTAATTATGCCTTCGTAAATGTAAAAGGCAACCGGGCTTTTCTTACGAATCTGGCCACCGACACTACTAATTTTCGGAAGCTAAACTTGTTGAAAAAGCAAAATCCGGAGCTTAAAATTTTAATTTCGTTGGGTGGTTGGGTCTGGAGCGAGAACTTTTCGGATGCGGTACTTTCCGATACCTCCCGTCAGGCATTTGCCGCCAGTTGCGTGCGCATCATGCAGGAAAATCAACTGGATGGAGTAGACATTGATTGGGAATACCCAGCTATTAAAGGCGAAGAAGACAATATTTACCGTCCCGAAGACACTCAAAATTTTACTTTAATGTTTGCTGCGCTTCGGCAGGAACTAGACAAGTTACAAGCCCAAACCGGCAAAAAATACTTGCTTACTACGGCTATTCCTACTTTCATGGATTTTATTAACCACACCGAAATGGGCAAAGCACAGCAGTACCTGGATTATGTAAACTTAATGACTTACGATTATTCAGGCGGACCAGTAGCGGGCCACCACAGTAATTTATATGCTTCTAAAAAATATGATACCAAAGACTTCGCCGCCAAAGCCGTGAAAGATTATTCGGCGCTAGGAGTACCAACTTCTAAAATGGTTATTGGGCTGGCTTTTTACGGCAAAGGCTATGACCTGGCCGAAGCTAAAGGAAAAGGCATTGGCCAGAAAGTAATTAAACCTTCTGAAGGGGGTGGCTATACTAAGTTAAAAGATACCTTAATCAATAAGAACGGCTATAAAGCATACCGCGACAAAAAAGCCAAAGCGCCTTATTTATACAATGCTGCCGAAAAGAAATTTATTACTTACGAAGACGAATGGTCGATCCGGAATAAATGTAAGTTCGTGCTCGACAATAAACTGGCGGGAGTTATGTTCTGGGAATACAACTCCGATCCGAAAGAATATTTACTAACCGAGGTTAACCGCCACCTGAAATAA